In a genomic window of Panthera tigris isolate Pti1 chromosome D4, P.tigris_Pti1_mat1.1, whole genome shotgun sequence:
- the LOC122233072 gene encoding interferon alpha-like: protein MALPSSFLVALVALGCNSVCSLGCDLPQTHGLLNRRALTLLGQMKRLPASSCQKDRNDFAFPRDVFGGDQSHKAQALSVVHVTNQKIFHFFCTEASSSAAWNTTLLEEFCTGLDRQLTSLEACVMQEVGEGEAPLTNEDSILRNYFQRLSLYLQEKKSSPCAWEVVRAEIMRSLYYSSIALQKRLRSEK, encoded by the coding sequence ATGGCGCTGCCCTCTTCCTTCTTGGTGGCCCTGGTGGCGCTGGGCTGCAACTCCGTCTGCTCTCTGGGCTGTGACCTGCCTCAGACCCACGGCCTGCTGAACAGGAGGGCCTTGACGCTCCTGGGACAAATGAAGAGACTCCCTGCCAGCTCCTGCCAGAAGGACAGAAATGACTTCGCCTTCCCCCGGGACGTGTTTGGTGGAGACCAGTCCCACAAGGCACAAGCCCTCTCTGTGGTGCACGTGACGAACCAGAAGATCTTCCACTTCTTCTGCACAGAGGCGTCCTCGTCTGCTGCTTGGAACACCACCCTCCTGGAGGAATTCTGCACGGGACTTGATCGGCAGCTGACCAGCCTGGAAGCCTGTGTCatgcaggaggtgggggagggagaggctccCCTCACGAACGAGGACTCCATCCTGAGGAACTACTTCCAAAGACTCTCCCTCTACCTGCAAGAGAAGAAATCCAGCCCTTGTGCCTGGGAGGTCGTCAGAGCAGAAATTATGAGGTCCTTGTATTATTCATCAATAGCCTTGCAGAAAAGATTAAGGAGCGAGAAATGA